A single genomic interval of Malania oleifera isolate guangnan ecotype guangnan chromosome 11, ASM2987363v1, whole genome shotgun sequence harbors:
- the LOC131167557 gene encoding uncharacterized protein LOC131167557 produces the protein MKKLLDLMMNKGKTVQPLNVEEESNPTYPPGFTPLYGQTSTQPPVAAENPPPNNVSFIPTAPTLGVPAVGTPPIMMIDVGANRITTERRCDVLEEWLRGIEGSNSFGLIDPIDLYLVPNVTLPPKFKMPNFEKYDETRCPHAHLLMYCQAMAAYSDDEKLMMHYFQSSLTRSTIHWYIQQDKAQVRIWKDLAHTFVTHYCHMTEMAPNQMTLQEMEKKPTEMFREYAYKWRDMAI, from the coding sequence ATGAAAAAGCTTTTGGACCTAATGATGAACAAGGGTAAGACTGTGCAACCACTAAATGTTGAGGAGGAGTCAAACCCCACCTATCCTCCAGGATTCACCCCGTTATACGGGCAGACCTCGACACAACCTCCGGTTGCCGCAGAAAATCCCCCACCAAACAATGTCTCATTCATACCTACCGCACCAACACTAGGGGTCCCAGCAGTCGGAACACCCCCGATAATGATGATAGATGTGGGGGCAAACAGAATCACAACTGAGCGTCGCTGTGATGTACTTGAAGAATGGTTGAGGGGCATCGAAGGGTCCAATTCATTCGGTCTCATTGATCCAATAGACCTCTACTTGGTACCGAATGTCACTCTGCCGCCGAAATTTAAGATGCCAAACTTTGAAAAGTATGACGAAACTCGGTGTCCTCATGCCCACTTACTGATGTATTGTCAAGCGATGGCAGCATACTCAGATGACGAGAAGCTAATGATGCACtactttcaaagcagtttgaccagATCTACTATCcattggtacattcagcaagataaggctcagGTTCGTATTTGGAAAGACTTGGCCCACACCTTTGTCACTCATTACTGCCACATGACAGAGATGGCACCTAATCAAATGACTCTgcaagaaatggaaaagaaaccTACTGAAATGTTCAGGGAGTATGCTTACAAGTGGAGGGATATGGCGATATAA